The following proteins are co-located in the Vigna angularis cultivar LongXiaoDou No.4 chromosome 2, ASM1680809v1, whole genome shotgun sequence genome:
- the LOC108321680 gene encoding protein DETOXIFICATION 14 — MMNKEVMEEEGDSWKRGMRKEMKKVRRIAAPMVVASVLQYLLPVVSLIMVGHLNQLSLSSVAIATSLTNVSGFSVLSGMAGGLETLCGQAFGAEQYENLGLYTYTAIISLSLVSVPITVLWIFMDKILILLHQDPMIALQARKYALWLIPALFGSAILKPLTRFFQTQSLIFPMILSSALVLCFHVLTCWILVFKLEFGHVGAAIAFSFCVWLNVMLLLSFVRFSSACDKTRVPFSIKALLGLGEYFRFAVPSAVMVCLKWWACEILVLLAGVFPNPKLETSVLSICLTISTLHFTIPYGFGVAVSTRVSNELGAGNSEAVRMAVSATMLIAVIEGLIVCAVLYSCRYVLGYAYSDDRVVVHYVAVMTPLLCLSIFTDSLQSVLSGVARGSGWQHLGAYVNLGAFYLVGIPVGALLGFVAHYRAKGLWIGIVTGSILQSFLLSLITALTNWKKQAMMARERIFDATPPNQNGSNHITSA; from the exons ATGATGAATAAGGAAgtgatggaagaagaaggagattCATGGAAGAGAGGAATGAGGAAGGAGATGAAGAAGGTGAGAAGAATAGCAGCTCCAATGGTGGTTGCAAGTGTGTTGCAGTATCTTCTGCCAGTCGTGTCTCTCATTATGGTTGGCCATCTCAACCAGCTTTCTCTTTCAAGTGTTGCAATTGCAACCTCTCTCACTAATGTTTCTGGTTTTAGTGTTCTG TCAGGGATGGCTGGTGGATTGGAAACTTTATGTGGGCAAGCATTTGGAGCAGAACAATATGAAAATTTAGGACTATACACTTACACTGCCATTATATCTCTTTCTTTGGTTTCTGTTCCAATCACTGTTCTGTGGATTTTCATGGACAAAATATTGATCCTCTTACACCAAGATCCAATGATAGCCCTCCAGGCTCGTAAATATGCCCTTTGGCTCATACCTGCTTTGTTTGGTTCTGCAATTCTCAAACCCCTCACACGATTTTTCCAGACCCAGAGTTTGATTTTTCCCATGATTCTAAGCTCTGCTCTAGTTCTGTGCTTCCATGTCCTAACATGTTGGATCCTAGTGTTTAAATTGGAGTTTGGACATGTCGGCGCCGCAATAGCATTCAGCTTTTGTGTTTGGTTGAATGTGATGTTGTTGTTGTCCTTTGTGAGGTTTTCCTCAGCTTGTGACAAAACACGCGTGCCTTTCTCCATCAAAGCATTGCTTGGCCTTGGAGAGTATTTTCGTTTTGCTGTCCCTTCAGCAGTCATGGTTTG TCTTAAATGGTGGGCCTGCGAGATACTTGTTCTACTGGCTGGAGTTTTTCCTAACCCGAAGTTGGAGACATCAGTCCTATCTATATG CTTGACAATCTCCACATTACATTTCACGATACCCTATGGCTTTGGAGTTGCTGTTAG CACTAGAGTTTCGAATGAACTAGGAGCAGGGAATTCAGAAGCAGTTCGAATGGCTGTTTCTGCAACGATGTTGATTGCAGTGATAGAAGGTCTCATTGTATGTGCAGTGCTATACAGTTGCAGATATGTGTTGGGTTATGCCTATAGCGATGACCGTGTGGTTGTTCATTACGTGGCTGTTATGACCCCTCTGCTTTGTCTCTCCATTTTTACTGACAGTTTGCAATCAGTTCTTTCAG GGGTTGCTAGAGGAAGTGGGTGGCAACATCTTGGAGCCTATGTGAATCTTGGAGCTTTTTATCTGGTTGGAATTCCTGTGGGTGCCCTACTTGGTTTTGTTGCACATTACAGAGCAAAGGGCCTTTGGATTGGAATAGTCACTGGCTCCATtctccaatcttttctcctttccCTTATCACTGCTCTTACAAACTGGAAAAAACAG GCAATGATGGCAAGGGAGAGAATATTTGATGCCACACCACCCAACCAAAATGGATCAAATCACATCACCAGTGCTTAA
- the LOC108321712 gene encoding uncharacterized protein LOC108321712 isoform X3, whose protein sequence is MPLVSPLANTFLSASSHCRRRRRCQNKKMIKRRFFKLDHGDRDASDPSSSSSDSELEAEAEATEEESSEDDSTVEAKPNGDEAGSTSSGYASEDSSANDVDVDSTGVIFCEDDAGAINERDMLFNKELLSKPDTEKSNVIAEKETLQDMPAYVLKHKSVFKCKICPRITCLSEGTLRDHLQSKRHARSVKLLSEGRLKAMLNSDGEIENQEIEIPSKDTEDNAENNHEGQKQHKKRFRKKKSGIAKTKKFLSTEGPVKRRQKK, encoded by the exons ATGCCTTTGGTTTCGCCACTTGCCAACACGTTTCTCTCCGCCTCTTCTCATTGTCGCCGTCGCCGTCGCTGCCAA aataaaaaaatgataaagagGAGGTTCTTCAAACTCGACCACGGTGATAGAGATGCCTCGGAtccgtcttcttcttcttcggaCTCCGAGCTTGAAGCCGAAGCAGAAGCTACCGAAGAAGAGTCTTCAGAGGATGATTCTACAGTAGAAGCAAAACCGAATGGTGATGAAGCCGGTTCAACTTCTTCTG GGTATGCAAGTGAGGATAGTTCTGCGAATGATGTTGATGTCGACTCAACAG GTGTGATATTTTGTGAAGATGATGCTGGAGCTATAAATGAAAGAGACATGCTTTTTAACAAGGAGTTGTTGAGTAAACCTGACACCGAAAAGTCTAATGTGATTGCTGAAAAGGAAACCTTACAAGATATGCCAGCTTATGTCTTAAAACACAAATCAGTATTTAAGTGCAAGATATGTCCCCGAATTACCTGTTTATCCGAAGGCACTTTGAGGGATCATTTGCAATCAAAg AGACATGCTCGATCTGTAAAACTACTTAGTGAGGGTAGACTGAAGGCTATGCTCAACAGTGATGGTGAGATTGAGAATCAAGAGATAGAGATACCATCTAAAGATACCGAG GATAATGCTGAGAATAATCACGAAGGGCAGAAGCAGCATAAAAAGAGATTCAGAAAGAAG AAAAGTGGCATAGCAAAGACAAAGAAATTCCTTTCAACGGAAGGACCCGTCAAGAGAAGGCAAAAGAAATGA
- the LOC108321712 gene encoding uncharacterized protein LOC108321712 isoform X1 codes for MPLVSPLANTFLSASSHCRRRRRCQVCLQNKKMIKRRFFKLDHGDRDASDPSSSSSDSELEAEAEATEEESSEDDSTVEAKPNGDEAGSTSSGYASEDSSANDVDVDSTGVIFCEDDAGAINERDMLFNKELLSKPDTEKSNVIAEKETLQDMPAYVLKHKSVFKCKICPRITCLSEGTLRDHLQSKRHARSVKLLSEGRLKAMLNSDGEIENQEIEIPSKDTEDNAENNHEGQKQHKKRFRKKKSGIAKTKKFLSTEGPVKRRQKK; via the exons ATGCCTTTGGTTTCGCCACTTGCCAACACGTTTCTCTCCGCCTCTTCTCATTGTCGCCGTCGCCGTCGCTGCCAA GTTTGTTtacagaataaaaaaatgataaagagGAGGTTCTTCAAACTCGACCACGGTGATAGAGATGCCTCGGAtccgtcttcttcttcttcggaCTCCGAGCTTGAAGCCGAAGCAGAAGCTACCGAAGAAGAGTCTTCAGAGGATGATTCTACAGTAGAAGCAAAACCGAATGGTGATGAAGCCGGTTCAACTTCTTCTG GGTATGCAAGTGAGGATAGTTCTGCGAATGATGTTGATGTCGACTCAACAG GTGTGATATTTTGTGAAGATGATGCTGGAGCTATAAATGAAAGAGACATGCTTTTTAACAAGGAGTTGTTGAGTAAACCTGACACCGAAAAGTCTAATGTGATTGCTGAAAAGGAAACCTTACAAGATATGCCAGCTTATGTCTTAAAACACAAATCAGTATTTAAGTGCAAGATATGTCCCCGAATTACCTGTTTATCCGAAGGCACTTTGAGGGATCATTTGCAATCAAAg AGACATGCTCGATCTGTAAAACTACTTAGTGAGGGTAGACTGAAGGCTATGCTCAACAGTGATGGTGAGATTGAGAATCAAGAGATAGAGATACCATCTAAAGATACCGAG GATAATGCTGAGAATAATCACGAAGGGCAGAAGCAGCATAAAAAGAGATTCAGAAAGAAG AAAAGTGGCATAGCAAAGACAAAGAAATTCCTTTCAACGGAAGGACCCGTCAAGAGAAGGCAAAAGAAATGA
- the LOC108321712 gene encoding uncharacterized protein LOC108321712 isoform X2, translated as MPLVSPLANTFLSASSHCRRRRRCQVRNKKMIKRRFFKLDHGDRDASDPSSSSSDSELEAEAEATEEESSEDDSTVEAKPNGDEAGSTSSGYASEDSSANDVDVDSTGVIFCEDDAGAINERDMLFNKELLSKPDTEKSNVIAEKETLQDMPAYVLKHKSVFKCKICPRITCLSEGTLRDHLQSKRHARSVKLLSEGRLKAMLNSDGEIENQEIEIPSKDTEDNAENNHEGQKQHKKRFRKKKSGIAKTKKFLSTEGPVKRRQKK; from the exons ATGCCTTTGGTTTCGCCACTTGCCAACACGTTTCTCTCCGCCTCTTCTCATTGTCGCCGTCGCCGTCGCTGCCAAGTACGT aataaaaaaatgataaagagGAGGTTCTTCAAACTCGACCACGGTGATAGAGATGCCTCGGAtccgtcttcttcttcttcggaCTCCGAGCTTGAAGCCGAAGCAGAAGCTACCGAAGAAGAGTCTTCAGAGGATGATTCTACAGTAGAAGCAAAACCGAATGGTGATGAAGCCGGTTCAACTTCTTCTG GGTATGCAAGTGAGGATAGTTCTGCGAATGATGTTGATGTCGACTCAACAG GTGTGATATTTTGTGAAGATGATGCTGGAGCTATAAATGAAAGAGACATGCTTTTTAACAAGGAGTTGTTGAGTAAACCTGACACCGAAAAGTCTAATGTGATTGCTGAAAAGGAAACCTTACAAGATATGCCAGCTTATGTCTTAAAACACAAATCAGTATTTAAGTGCAAGATATGTCCCCGAATTACCTGTTTATCCGAAGGCACTTTGAGGGATCATTTGCAATCAAAg AGACATGCTCGATCTGTAAAACTACTTAGTGAGGGTAGACTGAAGGCTATGCTCAACAGTGATGGTGAGATTGAGAATCAAGAGATAGAGATACCATCTAAAGATACCGAG GATAATGCTGAGAATAATCACGAAGGGCAGAAGCAGCATAAAAAGAGATTCAGAAAGAAG AAAAGTGGCATAGCAAAGACAAAGAAATTCCTTTCAACGGAAGGACCCGTCAAGAGAAGGCAAAAGAAATGA